In Archangium violaceum, the following are encoded in one genomic region:
- a CDS encoding S8 family serine peptidase: MKAIKTLGLTLTTTALLSGCGASPEAETTRIRSASAALQGKKPVVEPQQPSATSPSACTALYSNPQAQAALTQAVVDPGLAADGLVKTLILSFNTQEAVAPAVDLLRSTLGLSLGDNLGAFKALPMVALKVPVTPVLLGTLRTVLQPLGLLSIYQDRPLHYFLDESVHYIGADTARTAFNATGAGVGVGIIDSGVDGTHGDFPNLVKNVKVVAPIVEVGVGGALYVDVPNSDLTSGHGTHVASTIGGSGARSGGKYKGVAPGAKLLAVGAGEAISILYSLQGFDYLMNPDIRETHNVRVISNSWGSSGSHFAPFDPISIASKRAYDEGVVVAFAAGNDGPDADTLNPYSASPCVISVAAGAAKDTSAATNPLVSKGVPGQLASFSSRGIPGDANHHPDITLPGVAIVAARATTATVAQPYLGLDGLHPEPFYAALDGTSMATPHLSGVVALMLEVNPELDMDGVLAALTSTAKPIYEQNATTGATRKLEEWEAGAGYADAYAAVRAASESAGTRTTTVTSALPGWSGNVGLTVKLPVVDVSLVEAKHEHTLTVPAGASALRVTTSWGNPALDLDLYVYDPSGNLVGSGATGTSAAESVSIPRPVAGTWRVVLKGYLNTPTSYTGTAAVDTLVPVTQ; this comes from the coding sequence ATGAAAGCCATCAAGACATTGGGCCTCACCCTCACCACCACCGCCCTCCTCTCTGGCTGCGGCGCCTCTCCGGAAGCCGAGACGACCCGGATCCGCTCCGCCAGCGCCGCGCTCCAGGGGAAGAAGCCCGTCGTGGAGCCGCAGCAGCCCTCCGCCACGTCCCCGAGCGCCTGCACCGCCCTCTACTCCAACCCCCAGGCGCAGGCGGCCCTCACCCAGGCCGTGGTGGATCCGGGACTCGCCGCCGATGGACTGGTGAAGACGCTCATCCTCTCCTTCAACACGCAGGAGGCGGTGGCGCCCGCGGTGGACCTGCTCAGGAGCACGCTCGGCCTGTCGCTGGGAGACAACCTCGGTGCCTTCAAGGCGCTGCCCATGGTGGCGCTCAAGGTGCCCGTCACCCCGGTGCTCCTGGGCACGCTGCGCACCGTGCTGCAGCCGCTCGGCCTGCTGTCCATCTACCAGGACCGGCCGCTGCACTACTTCCTGGACGAGAGCGTCCACTACATCGGAGCGGACACGGCGCGCACGGCCTTCAACGCCACCGGCGCGGGCGTGGGCGTGGGCATCATCGACTCGGGCGTGGACGGCACGCACGGGGACTTCCCCAACCTGGTGAAGAACGTGAAGGTGGTGGCCCCCATCGTGGAGGTGGGCGTGGGCGGCGCGCTCTACGTGGACGTGCCCAACAGCGACCTCACCAGCGGCCACGGCACGCACGTGGCGAGCACCATCGGCGGCTCGGGCGCGCGCTCCGGTGGCAAGTACAAGGGCGTGGCCCCGGGCGCGAAGCTGCTCGCGGTGGGCGCGGGCGAGGCCATCAGCATCCTCTACTCGCTGCAGGGCTTCGACTACCTGATGAACCCGGACATCCGCGAGACGCACAACGTCCGCGTCATCTCCAACTCGTGGGGCTCCAGCGGCAGCCACTTCGCGCCGTTCGATCCCATCAGCATCGCCTCCAAGCGCGCCTACGACGAGGGCGTGGTGGTGGCCTTCGCGGCGGGCAACGACGGTCCGGACGCGGACACGCTCAACCCGTACAGCGCCTCGCCGTGCGTCATCTCGGTGGCGGCGGGCGCGGCCAAGGACACCAGCGCGGCCACCAACCCGCTCGTGAGCAAGGGCGTGCCGGGCCAGCTCGCCAGCTTCTCCAGCCGCGGCATCCCGGGTGACGCCAACCACCACCCGGACATCACCCTGCCCGGCGTGGCCATCGTCGCGGCGCGCGCCACCACGGCCACCGTGGCGCAGCCGTATCTGGGCCTGGACGGCCTGCACCCTGAGCCCTTCTACGCGGCCCTGGATGGCACCTCCATGGCCACCCCGCACCTGAGCGGCGTCGTCGCGCTGATGCTGGAGGTCAACCCGGAGCTCGACATGGATGGCGTGCTGGCGGCGCTGACGTCCACCGCGAAGCCCATCTACGAGCAGAACGCCACCACGGGCGCCACGCGCAAGCTCGAGGAGTGGGAGGCCGGCGCGGGCTACGCGGACGCCTACGCCGCGGTGCGCGCGGCCTCCGAGTCCGCTGGCACCCGCACCACCACCGTCACCTCGGCCCTGCCCGGCTGGAGCGGCAACGTGGGCCTGACGGTGAAGCTGCCGGTGGTGGATGTCAGCCTCGTCGAGGCGAAGCACGAGCACACGCTCACGGTGCCCGCGGGCGCGAGCGCCCTGCGCGTCACCACCAGCTGGGGCAACCCGGCGCTCGACCTGGATCTCTACGTGTATGACCCGAGCGGCAACCTGGTGGGCAGCGGCGCCACCGGCACGTCCGCCGCGGAGTCGGTGTCCATCCCCCGCCCCGTGGCGGGCACCTGGCGCGTGGTGCTGAAGGGCTACCTCAACACGCCCACCAGCTACACGGGCACCGCCGCAGTGGACACGCTCGTTCCCGTCACGCAGTAG
- a CDS encoding LOG family protein: MPGRREIIGVLGSGTEEHRAWVEPLARWIAERGFHLLTGAGGGVMRAAAEAFVAVEGREGLSLGIVPGSVEDGTWRPKPGYPNPAVELPILTHLPLSGERGTEPMSRNHLNVLTAHALVALPGGSGTVSEVVLALRYGKPLILFGPREAFRDFPPEVERTESLERVLDFLTSARGESPPSSV, from the coding sequence ATGCCTGGCCGACGTGAAATCATCGGAGTCCTGGGCTCGGGGACGGAGGAGCACCGGGCCTGGGTGGAGCCGCTGGCCCGGTGGATCGCCGAGCGGGGCTTCCACCTGCTGACGGGAGCGGGGGGAGGGGTGATGCGCGCGGCGGCGGAGGCCTTCGTGGCGGTGGAGGGGCGCGAGGGACTGTCCCTCGGCATCGTCCCGGGCTCGGTGGAGGACGGCACGTGGAGGCCGAAGCCGGGCTACCCCAACCCGGCGGTGGAGCTGCCCATCCTCACGCACCTGCCGCTGAGCGGCGAGCGGGGAACGGAGCCGATGAGCCGCAACCACCTCAACGTGCTCACCGCGCACGCGCTGGTGGCGCTGCCGGGGGGCTCGGGCACGGTGTCCGAGGTGGTGCTCGCGCTGCGCTACGGCAAGCCGCTCATCCTCTTCGGCCCGCGCGAGGCCTTCCGCGACTTTCCCCCGGAGGTGGAGCGCACGGAGTCCCTGGAGCGGGTGTTGGATTTTCTCACTTCCGCACGGGGTGAGAGCCCTCCGTCATCGGTTTGA
- a CDS encoding cytochrome P450, whose protein sequence is MTTSAPLPPMPPGHWLWGHLLERVNNPLGLFLNTRNRLGDVVRYRMGPIFVEQLTHPDHVKHVLADASARYTKGTVFDKTRPLVGNGLLTAEGDFWKRQRRLSQPAFHKERLAALAEMMTRTAAETLQAWEPTVDAGQPLPVFQEMMRLTLTVVVRALFSTDVSEQTREVGEAFTTALSVTNERIISPLPYLPWLYRLPTRNNRAFRQAADTLDRIVNGIISQRRAAGAAANTEDLLGMLMVACDADTGDAFDDLQLRDEVMTLLLAGHETTATALAWTFHLLEQNPDVEATLHAEVDAALGGRVPTMEDLPKLRYVCCVFEEAMRLYPPIWAIPRVAQEDDVVDGYRIPKGDMVILVPYVTHRHPDFWPEPERFDPTRFLPENGKDRPRWAYLPFGGGQRQCIGSNFAMMEAQLILAMVVQRFRLRGVPGVSVEPEPHVSLRPRGPMPMRVERRQR, encoded by the coding sequence ATGACGACCTCCGCACCGCTGCCTCCCATGCCCCCGGGCCATTGGCTCTGGGGCCACCTGCTCGAGCGCGTGAACAACCCCCTCGGCCTGTTCCTGAACACCCGCAACCGCCTCGGGGACGTGGTGCGCTACCGCATGGGCCCCATCTTCGTGGAGCAGCTCACCCACCCGGACCACGTCAAGCACGTGCTCGCCGACGCGAGCGCCCGCTACACGAAGGGCACCGTCTTCGACAAGACGCGCCCCCTGGTGGGCAACGGCCTGCTCACCGCCGAGGGCGACTTCTGGAAGCGCCAGCGCCGGCTCTCCCAGCCCGCCTTCCACAAGGAGCGCCTGGCCGCGCTCGCGGAGATGATGACGCGCACCGCCGCCGAGACGCTCCAGGCCTGGGAGCCCACGGTCGACGCGGGCCAGCCGCTGCCCGTCTTCCAGGAGATGATGCGGCTCACCCTCACCGTGGTGGTGCGCGCCCTCTTCAGCACGGACGTGAGCGAGCAGACGCGCGAGGTGGGCGAGGCCTTCACCACCGCGCTCTCCGTCACCAACGAGCGCATCATCTCCCCCCTGCCCTACCTGCCCTGGCTCTACCGGCTGCCCACGCGCAACAACCGCGCCTTCCGCCAGGCCGCGGACACGCTGGACCGCATCGTCAACGGCATCATCTCCCAGCGCCGCGCCGCGGGAGCCGCCGCGAACACGGAGGACCTGCTCGGCATGCTGATGGTGGCGTGCGACGCGGACACCGGCGACGCCTTCGACGACCTGCAACTGCGCGACGAGGTGATGACGCTGCTGCTGGCCGGGCACGAGACGACGGCCACCGCGCTCGCGTGGACCTTCCACCTGCTGGAGCAGAACCCCGACGTGGAGGCCACCCTGCACGCGGAGGTGGACGCGGCGCTCGGCGGGCGGGTGCCCACGATGGAGGACCTGCCGAAGCTGCGCTACGTGTGCTGCGTCTTCGAGGAGGCCATGCGCCTCTACCCGCCCATCTGGGCCATTCCCCGCGTGGCCCAGGAGGACGACGTGGTGGACGGCTACCGGATTCCCAAGGGGGACATGGTCATCCTCGTCCCCTACGTCACCCACCGTCACCCGGACTTCTGGCCCGAGCCGGAGCGTTTCGATCCCACGCGCTTCCTCCCGGAGAATGGCAAGGACCGGCCCCGCTGGGCCTACCTGCCCTTCGGCGGCGGGCAGCGCCAGTGCATCGGCAGCAACTTCGCGATGATGGAGGCGCAGCTCATCCTCGCCATGGTGGTGCAGCGCTTCCGCCTGCGCGGGGTGCCCGGGGTGTCCGTGGAGCCCGAGCCCCATGTCTCGCTGCGCCCCCGCGGCCCCATGCCCATGCGAGTGGAGCGCCGCCAGCGGTGA
- a CDS encoding DUF6895 family protein: MRVRRALLVVDLEGVAGVDAPAALISGTPEYARSRALLTAEVNAAVEGLLAAGFQRVRVSDSHLCGSGESNLLPEALHPSAEPCFLEEDAYAASFFEDVQAVACLGMHAAAGSAGFGAHTVDLLGAWTCAGRALSEADLVLALAAEADVPAVFVSGDEVLQASLAGRVGYVRTKAALSVTEASSRPPEEVLAELTRAAALPARPVEPLPDAPLVLTFKSGHQASLAARAGARRLDLYRVEVEGPSFRERYTRALRAAAAASSVLADAVADVPGSPDFTRDASALFRLPGPPAHPTPPGTEATARALRAFLSRTEDGDDESRALRALTLHMLEGHAPGVFARLGLGATLAEAVAALAQVPLALPFGLPADVGMSRVDAWYVLRERGLPHAPLEPEALRAYLEYLNGQDEGIYAWLLGEMAATCGLDVRLSIPERALRGTWHLADLYWLTHLYLLDTRYLRFPLKDPGAAAWTEELLVATPWVVEQGHVDLAAEVAFCLQCAGEAGGGAHALLLSLLLAHQGPDGAMEDAHATAGALLAFAGAEERHRFAR, from the coding sequence ATGCGTGTGCGCCGAGCCCTGCTCGTCGTCGACCTCGAGGGCGTGGCCGGTGTGGACGCCCCCGCCGCGCTCATCTCCGGGACTCCCGAGTACGCGCGCTCCCGGGCCCTCCTGACGGCGGAGGTGAACGCCGCGGTCGAGGGCCTGCTCGCGGCGGGCTTCCAGCGGGTGCGGGTGAGTGACAGCCACCTGTGCGGCTCCGGCGAGTCCAACCTGCTGCCCGAGGCGCTGCACCCCTCGGCCGAGCCGTGCTTTCTCGAGGAGGATGCGTACGCCGCCTCCTTCTTCGAGGACGTCCAGGCGGTGGCCTGCCTGGGCATGCACGCGGCGGCGGGCTCGGCGGGCTTCGGCGCGCACACGGTGGATCTGCTCGGCGCGTGGACGTGCGCGGGCCGGGCGCTGTCGGAGGCGGACCTCGTGCTGGCGCTGGCGGCGGAGGCCGATGTGCCGGCGGTGTTCGTCTCGGGCGACGAGGTGCTCCAGGCCTCGCTGGCCGGCCGCGTGGGCTACGTGCGCACCAAGGCGGCCCTCTCCGTCACCGAGGCCTCCTCGCGTCCTCCCGAGGAGGTGCTCGCGGAGCTGACCCGCGCCGCCGCGCTGCCGGCCCGGCCGGTGGAGCCCCTCCCGGACGCGCCGCTCGTCCTCACCTTCAAGAGCGGGCACCAGGCCTCGCTCGCCGCACGGGCCGGAGCCCGGCGGTTGGACCTCTACCGCGTGGAGGTGGAGGGCCCCTCCTTCCGCGAGCGCTACACGCGGGCCCTGCGCGCCGCGGCGGCCGCGAGCTCGGTGTTGGCGGACGCGGTGGCGGACGTGCCCGGCAGTCCCGACTTCACCCGTGACGCCTCGGCCCTCTTCCGCCTGCCGGGGCCTCCCGCGCATCCGACTCCGCCCGGGACGGAGGCGACGGCGCGGGCCCTGCGGGCCTTCCTCTCGCGGACGGAGGACGGGGACGACGAGTCACGGGCACTGCGCGCGTTGACGCTCCACATGCTGGAGGGCCATGCGCCCGGGGTCTTCGCGCGGCTCGGGTTGGGCGCCACGCTGGCGGAGGCGGTGGCCGCGCTGGCGCAGGTGCCGCTGGCGCTCCCCTTCGGGTTGCCCGCGGATGTGGGCATGTCCCGGGTGGACGCCTGGTACGTGCTCCGCGAGCGGGGCCTGCCCCATGCCCCCCTGGAGCCGGAGGCCCTGCGCGCCTACCTGGAGTACCTCAATGGCCAGGACGAGGGGATCTACGCGTGGCTGCTGGGCGAGATGGCCGCGACGTGCGGCCTGGACGTGCGCCTGTCGATTCCCGAACGGGCCCTGCGCGGCACGTGGCACCTGGCGGACCTCTACTGGCTCACGCACCTGTACCTGCTGGACACCCGCTACCTGCGCTTCCCCCTGAAGGACCCGGGCGCGGCGGCGTGGACGGAGGAGCTGCTGGTGGCCACGCCCTGGGTGGTGGAGCAGGGCCACGTGGACCTGGCGGCGGAGGTGGCCTTCTGCCTGCAATGCGCGGGCGAGGCCGGAGGCGGGGCCCACGCGCTCCTCCTGTCGCTGCTCCTCGCGCACCAGGGGCCCGACGGCGCGATGGAGGATGCGCATGCCACCGCGGGCGCGCTCCTTGCTTTCGCTGGAGCCGAGGAACGCCACCGGTTCGCACGGTGA
- a CDS encoding c-type cytochrome: MRPRIPSAVYATLLAGSALLSGCASVATTAYPPIRADTSPEALARGESIFRGACEGCHRGPDAQRVTGAPMKDAPGWLGSLYTANLTAHPTAGIGSAKDEELARVIRYGVSRDGRLVPMPSSIMGDQDLAAVLGFMRSGNPLFEADATVAPPTRFSFLGGIAYGLVTDVPDHPASGMSVPPKGPTVEYGRYMARVLDCGNCHTDSLDPKAADGAKGFSGGREFLGADGQPIRSSNLTFDATGLKGWSLEDFTRAVRDGLAPGAIVRYPMPRYRGADDVDMKALYEYLRSLPPRHNDVPGARPHTAPAAPSAAVSTDALESGTPVRTSAPASLVHLVLAQAEPKKDVDPAALFSRLGCTLCHAPGARYHDRIVKAASKPEQELAKWIRNPEQFVPGTAMPTYASLIDEPTALTLARWIRSGGPGK, encoded by the coding sequence ATGCGCCCACGAATTCCGAGCGCCGTGTATGCCACCCTGCTGGCGGGCAGCGCCCTGCTGTCCGGGTGCGCGAGCGTCGCCACCACCGCCTATCCCCCCATCCGGGCGGACACGTCCCCCGAGGCGCTCGCGCGCGGAGAGAGCATCTTCCGGGGCGCCTGCGAGGGCTGCCACCGCGGGCCCGATGCTCAGCGCGTCACCGGCGCCCCCATGAAGGATGCGCCCGGGTGGCTCGGCTCCCTCTATACCGCCAACCTCACCGCGCACCCCACCGCCGGTATCGGCTCGGCGAAGGACGAGGAGCTCGCCCGCGTCATCCGCTACGGCGTCAGCCGCGATGGGCGCCTCGTCCCCATGCCCTCCTCCATCATGGGCGATCAGGATCTCGCCGCCGTGCTGGGCTTCATGCGCTCGGGCAATCCCCTCTTCGAGGCCGATGCCACCGTGGCGCCCCCCACGCGCTTCTCCTTCCTCGGTGGCATCGCCTACGGCCTGGTGACCGACGTGCCGGATCATCCCGCCTCCGGCATGTCCGTGCCCCCCAAGGGCCCCACCGTGGAGTACGGCCGCTACATGGCGCGCGTGCTCGACTGCGGCAACTGCCACACCGACAGCCTCGACCCGAAGGCCGCCGATGGTGCCAAGGGCTTCTCCGGTGGCCGTGAGTTCCTCGGCGCCGATGGCCAGCCCATCCGCTCCTCCAACCTCACCTTCGACGCCACCGGCCTGAAGGGCTGGAGCCTCGAGGACTTCACCCGCGCCGTGCGTGACGGGCTCGCTCCCGGGGCCATCGTCCGCTACCCCATGCCGCGCTACCGCGGCGCGGATGACGTGGACATGAAGGCCCTCTACGAGTACCTGCGCTCGCTGCCCCCGCGCCACAACGACGTGCCCGGCGCCCGACCCCACACCGCTCCCGCCGCTCCGTCGGCCGCCGTGTCCACGGACGCGCTGGAGTCCGGCACGCCCGTGCGCACCTCGGCGCCCGCCTCGCTCGTGCACCTCGTGCTCGCGCAGGCCGAGCCCAAGAAGGACGTGGACCCCGCCGCCCTCTTCTCGCGGCTGGGCTGCACCCTGTGTCATGCCCCGGGTGCGCGCTACCACGACCGCATCGTCAAGGCCGCCAGCAAGCCCGAGCAGGAGCTGGCGAAGTGGATCCGCAATCCCGAGCAGTTCGTCCCCGGCACCGCCATGCCCACCTACGCCTCGCTCATCGACGAGCCCACGGCGCTCACGCTGGCGCGGTGGATCCGCTCGGGTGGCCCCGGCAAGTAG
- a CDS encoding sterol desaturase family protein yields the protein MKTEYERHSSARMFENNFLEAASKIHPVTPFAFYIPIITAMLAWGLWSGTTRPGMVALFAPLGYLTWCFMEYTLHRNLFHWEGNGPLTRRFHAIIHGYHHTYPDDPQRLVMPLGASIPLAIVIGGLLWLVGRPDATLPYFFGIVVGYLAYDYLHWAVHYKKPWTNWGKALRAHHMAHHFACPDKNFGISHRWIDRLVGSMQVRGQAAREAAKQGADTSAAE from the coding sequence ATGAAGACCGAGTACGAGCGCCATTCCTCCGCGCGGATGTTCGAGAACAACTTCCTCGAAGCCGCCTCGAAGATCCACCCCGTCACCCCGTTCGCCTTCTACATCCCGATCATCACGGCCATGCTGGCATGGGGCCTGTGGAGCGGGACGACCCGCCCGGGGATGGTCGCGCTGTTCGCGCCCCTGGGATACCTCACATGGTGCTTCATGGAGTACACGCTGCACCGCAACCTCTTCCACTGGGAGGGGAACGGGCCGCTCACCCGGCGCTTCCACGCCATCATCCACGGCTACCACCACACGTACCCGGATGATCCGCAGCGGCTGGTGATGCCGCTGGGCGCGAGCATCCCGCTGGCCATCGTCATCGGTGGGCTGCTGTGGCTGGTGGGCCGGCCGGACGCCACGCTTCCCTACTTCTTCGGCATCGTGGTGGGCTACCTCGCCTACGACTACCTGCACTGGGCGGTGCACTACAAGAAGCCGTGGACGAACTGGGGCAAGGCGCTGCGCGCGCACCACATGGCGCACCACTTCGCCTGCCCGGACAAGAACTTCGGCATCAGCCACCGGTGGATCGACCGGCTGGTGGGCTCGATGCAGGTGCGCGGGCAGGCGGCTCGCGAGGCGGCGAAGCAGGGCGCCGACACCAGCGCGGCGGAGTAG
- a CDS encoding imm11 family protein has protein sequence MPKHYELDDDMRIPNRWHLRRPLDEHGQKLNPWQFTEGRRIEPRGVIRFPVKPDGVTMDFTLDAFSTPVVHGRVVQLFERLGIQEVQFLPVQVEGHVGPYFILNTLHTFRCIDDVRCEEVQYWKPEDGELEKVGEYKYVKGMRIDPAKVGDSRIFRTWGWSLALIISEDLKQAMEAEGLTGTRFVEV, from the coding sequence ATGCCCAAGCACTACGAGTTGGACGATGACATGCGCATTCCGAATCGTTGGCACCTGAGGCGTCCCCTCGATGAGCATGGGCAGAAGCTCAACCCCTGGCAATTCACCGAAGGCCGCCGAATCGAGCCTCGGGGAGTCATCCGGTTTCCTGTGAAGCCCGATGGGGTGACGATGGACTTCACCCTGGACGCCTTCTCGACTCCCGTGGTCCACGGTCGTGTCGTCCAACTTTTCGAGCGCCTGGGCATCCAGGAGGTGCAGTTCCTGCCCGTCCAGGTAGAGGGCCACGTTGGGCCCTACTTCATCCTCAATACCCTTCACACTTTCCGCTGCATTGACGACGTCCGGTGTGAGGAGGTGCAGTACTGGAAGCCCGAGGACGGCGAGCTGGAGAAGGTGGGCGAGTACAAGTACGTAAAAGGCATGCGCATCGACCCGGCGAAGGTCGGAGACAGCCGTATCTTCCGCACCTGGGGTTGGTCACTGGCCCTCATCATCTCCGAGGACCTCAAGCAGGCCATGGAGGCGGAGGGCCTCACGGGCACGCGGTTCGTCGAGGTGTGA
- a CDS encoding AHH domain-containing protein, protein MTRAFVLPRVTVALLLLLLLSCATSPEGVPAGGRPQAEPKVVRTSELSGGALRFSFEPVAPDPALERLRVQEARTVLAAFDESFRVAEKRPLPRPRLVLVSAGSGGEPPAEWEARLREEYLSRFGPSLLPMPRSLEQSRLFLALKLSPRYMGTGVREAAQELFSSPVFLSSVALSVAVYFAAWLAPEPVFTKAFVAALTLRLSLAVGVLELTQLARACVRLYQEAEAARTVEELEAVAERFGKAMGGTALRVLILVASMGVSRGLPQVPEGGLWSLLGSPRFAFAGGEMMGGATTVQMVADGTVIVTGVAAGTAAAAVGGACTDGSEKKDGYHWHHLATNKNDLSMASGGPWTPRFEELFELADMSLDAAENLVYLKGHKGPHPEEYHREVHRKLSQALQGCATVSRCRIKLVKVLRDIAEEVCSPGSPLHLLVTKSQD, encoded by the coding sequence ATGACGCGAGCCTTTGTACTGCCGCGCGTGACCGTGGCCTTGTTGCTCCTGCTGCTCCTCTCCTGCGCCACGTCCCCGGAGGGAGTTCCCGCTGGCGGGAGGCCCCAGGCGGAGCCGAAGGTGGTGAGGACGAGCGAGCTTTCCGGTGGTGCACTGCGGTTCTCCTTCGAGCCAGTGGCGCCGGACCCGGCCCTGGAGCGGCTGCGGGTGCAGGAGGCGCGGACGGTCCTCGCGGCCTTCGATGAGTCCTTCCGAGTGGCGGAGAAGCGGCCTCTGCCTCGGCCCCGGCTCGTCCTGGTGTCAGCCGGCTCGGGAGGAGAACCGCCCGCGGAGTGGGAGGCACGGCTGCGGGAGGAGTATTTGTCCCGGTTCGGACCGTCGCTGCTCCCCATGCCTCGGTCTCTGGAGCAGAGCCGACTCTTCCTGGCCTTGAAGCTGTCCCCCCGCTACATGGGCACGGGCGTGCGAGAGGCGGCCCAGGAACTGTTCTCTTCGCCCGTCTTCCTCTCCAGCGTGGCCCTGTCGGTGGCGGTGTATTTCGCGGCGTGGCTGGCTCCAGAGCCCGTCTTCACCAAGGCCTTCGTGGCGGCGTTGACGCTGCGGCTGTCGCTGGCGGTGGGCGTGCTGGAACTCACCCAGCTGGCCCGGGCGTGCGTGCGGCTGTACCAGGAGGCCGAGGCGGCGAGGACGGTGGAGGAGTTGGAGGCCGTGGCGGAACGCTTCGGCAAGGCGATGGGCGGCACGGCGCTGCGAGTACTGATTCTGGTGGCCAGCATGGGCGTGAGCAGGGGCCTGCCCCAGGTGCCCGAGGGAGGACTGTGGAGTCTGCTGGGCTCTCCGCGGTTCGCCTTCGCCGGAGGGGAGATGATGGGAGGAGCGACGACGGTACAGATGGTGGCGGACGGTACCGTCATCGTGACGGGTGTGGCAGCGGGCACGGCGGCTGCTGCGGTAGGTGGTGCCTGCACCGATGGCTCCGAGAAGAAGGACGGCTACCACTGGCATCACCTCGCCACGAACAAGAACGACCTCTCGATGGCGTCTGGTGGACCCTGGACGCCCAGGTTCGAGGAACTCTTCGAACTGGCGGACATGAGTTTGGACGCAGCGGAGAACCTCGTCTATCTCAAGGGTCATAAAGGTCCGCATCCGGAGGAGTACCACCGCGAAGTGCACAGGAAGCTCAGCCAGGCGCTTCAAGGCTGCGCAACTGTCTCTCGATGCAGAATCAAGCTGGTGAAGGTGCTCAGGGACATCGCGGAGGAGGTCTGCTCCCCTGGCTCACCCCTCCATCTGCTGGTAACGAAGTCCCAGGACTGA
- a CDS encoding imm11 family protein, with protein sequence MQYMTRYFELMDDRQSHSRWHLGSPVDEQGQEIDPWQFKKGQVLDLEGVPCFPLQIPGRALDYCWAAFSIPVVHERVVHLFEQLGVREVQFIPARVEAHEEPYFILNALRIIRCIDDARCAEVRYWKPEDNRPDKLGEYRVVSRLRIDPAKVGDARVFRPWGWRVALIISEDLKQAMEAEGLTGTRFVEV encoded by the coding sequence ATGCAGTACATGACCCGGTACTTCGAATTGATGGACGACAGGCAATCCCACTCGCGCTGGCATCTGGGGAGCCCCGTCGACGAGCAGGGGCAGGAAATCGATCCCTGGCAGTTCAAGAAGGGTCAGGTGCTCGACCTGGAAGGCGTGCCGTGCTTTCCGCTCCAGATTCCCGGACGTGCGTTGGACTACTGCTGGGCTGCCTTCTCCATCCCCGTTGTCCATGAGCGTGTCGTTCATCTCTTCGAACAGTTGGGAGTCCGGGAGGTGCAGTTCATTCCCGCTCGAGTGGAAGCTCACGAGGAGCCCTATTTCATCCTCAACGCCCTGCGAATCATCCGGTGCATCGATGACGCCCGGTGCGCGGAGGTGCGGTACTGGAAGCCGGAGGACAATCGCCCTGACAAACTCGGGGAGTACCGGGTCGTTTCGCGCCTGCGCATCGATCCCGCGAAGGTAGGGGATGCCCGTGTCTTTCGCCCTTGGGGATGGCGCGTGGCCCTCATCATCTCCGAAGACCTCAAGCAGGCCATGGAGGCCGAGGGCCTCACGGGCACGCGGTTCGTCGAGGTGTGA